One Trichoderma atroviride chromosome 7, complete sequence DNA segment encodes these proteins:
- a CDS encoding uncharacterized protein (EggNog:ENOG41), producing MVEETDPSSAYMPQIEKLQGRDDWGTWHQSMKINARILGFWNVIDGKQEKANDDTAAAAWKVKDLKATGFLMNALSMKIRIKLEHEGFGSDEMSSRQLLALVQIMVLGTSQEDIFNTIVDFNSINRQNFTSLDAYVTRLLHSWTRIRAEYPNVPDMWFISNALFGLKESNETWYEKWTTCLRCEDEIDKDKLVKFLMSQAHEETRSQRNMGSLC from the coding sequence ATGGTAGAGGAAACGGACCCCTCGTCGGCATACATGCCACAAATTGAGAAGCTCCAGGGAAGAGACGACTGGGGAACATGGCATCAGAGTATGAAGATCAATGCAAGGATTTTAGGCTTTTGGAACGTCATTGAtggaaaacaagaaaaggcaaacgacgatactgctgctgctgcttggaaaGTCAAGGATCTCAAGGCAACAGGCTTCCTGATGAATGCCCTGTCGATGAAGATCAGAATCAAGCTCGAACACGAAGGATTTGGCTCGGACGAGATGAGCTCAAGGCAATTGTTAGCTCTGGTCCAAATAATGGTCCTAGGAACTTCTCAAGAAGATATATTCAACACCATAGTGGActtcaacagcatcaacCGGCAAAACTTCACTTCGCTTGACGCATATGTGACGAGACTCTTACACAGTTGGACCAGGATCAGGGCAGAATATCCCAATGTTCCTGATATGTGGTTTATAAGTAACGCTCTTTTCGGCCTCAAAGAGTCAAATGAGACATGGTATGAGAAATGGACCACTTGCCTGAGGTGCGAAGACGAGATCGATAAGGACAAGCTAGTCAAGTTCCTGATGTCTCAGGCACACGAAGAAACTCGATCTCAACGCAACATGGGGAGTCTCTGTTAG
- a CDS encoding uncharacterized protein (EggNog:ENOG41), whose product MDSIKTVVNDTKPGYVDSAEVPTSHPSHGVSMSEQAIATIISNGWPGTKVESVTPLGAGKSFNNKIYFLKMQHADETAALGEEDAVLKINGSLYDGDKVQNEVACLRLLELYCPNFAFPRVLAWSEAGANATFVSTDHAETKSLETLVSPDAESKNDVGWILTTKVSGNVVNLEELDTAAITDLALQLADIVASWRLNIPAQKHCGSLKIREEAKQSANGLGDGVTLDRPFGPGISNMAVRGNIVEEIKLSTPIATMQEYYRLKLNNKLRQLESSDAFAPNRHLLGPLKSLCEERLPKLNFDEMFKQSAIQTNTFQFTHYDLFPRNVLVTGSPPRITGIVDWEFSGFFPPLDEFLDDWLDGGDWPREFYITYLKRLEEKGVATPANSIRGDAWQTAWWLEKIIENAAPWWVLGENDEKQAKKILEKAEFVMQKMLENFDSVQ is encoded by the coding sequence ATGGATAGTATCAAGACCGTCGTTAATGACACAAAGCCCGGATATGTCGACTCTGCAGAAGTTCCGACAAGTCACCCATCACATGGCGTTTCCATGAGCGAGCAAGCCATTGCCACAATTATTAGCAATGGGTGGCCTGGCACAAAGGTGGAATCCGTAACACCGTTAGGAGCAGGGAAATCATTCAACAATAAAATCTACTTTCTCAAGATGCAGCATGCAGACGAAACGGCGGcccttggagaagaagacgccgtCCTCAAGATTAATGGCTCATTGTACGACGGCGACAAAGTGCAAAACGAAGTTGCCTgtttgcggctgctggaatTGTACTGCCCAAATTTCGCCTTTCCGCGAGTCCTGGCGTGGTCTGAAGCTGGAGCGAATGCAACCTTTGTTTCTACGGATCATGCAGAGACAAAGTCTCTCGAGACACTTGTTTCTCCAGACGCAGAAAGCAAAAACGATGTTGGCTGGATTCTCACAACTAAAGTGTCCGGAAATGTTGTTAATCTAGAGGAGCTAGATACTGCAGCAATTACGGATCTCGCGCTACAGCTTGCTGACATTGTAGCAAGCTGGCGCCTCAACATTCCGGCCCAAAAGCACTGCGGAAGCCTCAAGATCCGGGAAGAGGCAAAACAATCGGCCAATGGCTTAGGAGATGGAGTAACTCTTGATCGGCCATTCGGTCCTGGCATTTCTAACATGGCTGTTCGAGGCAACATCGTTGAGGAAATCAAGCTGTCAACTCCAATTGCGACTATGCAAGAATATTACAGGCTCAAGCTGAATAACAAGTTGAGGCAGCTGGAATCATCAGACGCGTTTGCACCCAATCGACACCTCCTGGGCCCTCTCAAGTCGCTTTGTGAGGAAAGATTGCCAAAGCTCAACTTTGATGAAATGTTCAAACAGAGCGCCATACAGACAAACACGTTTCAATTTACTCACTATGACCTATTTCCTCGCAATGTCTTAGTAACTGGCAGCCCACCACGCATCACGGGCATCGTGGACTGGGAGTTTTCTGGCTTCTTCCCGCCTCTTGACGAGTTTTTGGATGACTGGCTGGATGGAGGCGATTGGCCTAGGGAGTTTTACATCACGTATCTGAAGCGCCTGGAGGAAAAGGGTGTGGCTACACcagccaacagcatcagAGGAGACGCTTGGCAAACGGCATGGTGGCTAGAAAAGATAATTGAGAATGCTGCGCCCTGGTGGGTGCTAGGGGAGAATGACGAGAAACaggcaaagaagattttGGAGAAGGCTGAATTTGTGATGCAGAAAATGTTGGAAAACTTTGACAGCGTTCAATAG
- a CDS encoding uncharacterized protein (EggNog:ENOG41) — MPPRAHGQTRGPPSAMGVNRDPALCDACARIAAEIEETLDEVDATFTKPANGGASDFETREHFVSRLKLLEENRWSATCPMCKLFWEVHVPSQEPGEYNLVALSTRDTSYFIDSAKMQDHPAKGRAKGLSPAFFSVISKTKAHNGQDPDVDSEWFRESAMLLRTRPEMLVDTARGRSGGERKLTALSQTSSPQPSPTFNLPDDAFWPQRGIWGREIGNNADLGLVREWLHFCDNHHQGRCSRRPVQAEIKGFRLIDCGQSPPRVVEASLREDFVALSYVWGDTKEDGNWPRVVRDAATVALELGFRYLWVDRFCIDDTKPEERRGHLHRMDEIYRGAAFTIIAAAGESAMHGLPGIGSTSRPAQPKYKFTTSNVTLVSSLQDPRLLVERSTWYTRGWTYQEGLLSRRRLVFTEQQMYWECEGLACPETLDLPLEFYHDPTEKRMCDFVRPGLFNGVSYMDGSWERWKKLPQKLGEASTLSLFREVDQHITKYTNRNLSRDEDSLDACLGLWRELENTLGRGKLSDLVGIPIWAPTEPSEESNGMPRTRHLFALSMCFWHHKVGTQPQRRNHLPSWTWAGWSGPVELFSSVTIAADPETKLKSRKIFNHHYVTATQLTRNEPSSVQWTYSPEMKVLGPDGSVVYDFAEQLSSPPRFRPARYALHVKDPLVLDRVKAKTHSEGWQFSGLSVDVRMSRGSGTETACQGGENSIGSIKEYITRHGKGEQMSVLWFVEEATVMLLVVERTGRGSWERVGRMRMAFPEDAKDVLRSSGRLEGLLGRLPMRKLGEDIIIE, encoded by the coding sequence ATGCCGCCTCGGGCTCACGGCCAAACTCGAGGCCCCCCCTCGGCCATGGGCGTGAATCGCGACCCGGCGCTGTGTGATGCTTGCGCGCGGATAGCCGCTGAAATCGAAGAGACTCTGGACGAGGTGGACGCAACTTTCACCAAGCCAGCTAATGGCGGGGCCTCGGATTTTGAGACTAGGGAGCACTTTGTGTCACGGCTGAAGCTTCTGGAGGAGAACCGCTGGTCGGCAACATGTCCGATGTGTAAGCTGTTCTGGGAGGTTCATGTTCCCAGTCAAGAGCCCGGAGAATACAATTTGGTGGCCTTGTCAACGCGCGATACGAGCTACTTCATCGACTCAGCCAAGATGCAGGATCACCCGGCCAAAGGACGAGCCAAGGGACTCAGTCCGGCTTTCTTCTCGGtcatctccaagacaaaggctCACAACGGACAGGATCCTGACGTAGATTCTGAATGGTTCCGAGAATCGGCCATGTTGCTTCGAACGAGGCCTGAGATGTTGGTAGACACTgcgagaggaagaagcggtGGAGAAAGGAAACTAACCGCTCTATCTCAAACATCCTCGCCACAACCATCGCCAACATTCAACTTACCCGATGATGCTTTCTGGCCACAAAGGGGGATCTGGGGGCGGGAAATTGGAAACAATGCCGACCTAGGCCTTGTGCGAGAGTGGCTTCACTTTTGCGACAACCACCACCAAGGACGATGTTCGCGGAGACCGGTTCAAGCTGAGATCAAGGGATTCCGACTCATTGATTGCGGCCAATCCCCTCCACGGGTGGTCGAAGCATCCCTGCGAGAAGACTTTGTAGCGCTGAGTTACGTATGGGGCGATACCAAAGAGGACGGAAACTGGCCGCGTGTTGTTAGAGATGCTGCTACAGTAGCGCTTGAACTCGGCTTCAGATATCTTTGGGTAGATCGCTTCTGCATAGACGACACAAAACCggaagagaggagggggCATCTCCATCGAATGGATGAGATTTACAGGGGAGCCGCATTCACAATTATCGCCGCGGCTGGTGAGAGTGCCATGCACGGATTGCCTGGAATTGGCTCAACCTCACGACCTGCTCAGCCGAAATACAAATTCACTACATCCAATGTGACTCTCGTTTCAAGTCTGCAGGACCCACGCCTTCTCGTTGAGCGCTCAACATGGTACACTAGGGGATGGACATACCAAGAAGGACTTCTCTCCCGACGACGCCTGGTCTTCACAGAGCAGCAAATGTACTGGGAGTGCGAGGGTTTGGCGTGCCCTGAGACATTGGATCTACCGCTTGAGTTCTACCACGATCCCACAGAGAAGCGCATGTGCGATTTCGTGCGTCCGGGACTATTTAATGGCGTCTCATACATGGACGGTAGCTGGGAGCGGTGGAAGAAGCTACCCCAGAAGCTGGGAGAAGCGAGCACTCTGAGCCTGTTCCGCGAAGTAGACCAGCATATTACGAAATACACAAATAGGAACCTGAGCCGGGACGAGGATTCGTTGGATGCGTGCTTGGGCCTTTGGCGAGAGCTGGAGAACACGCTTGGAAGGGGGAAACTGAGCGATCTAGTGGGTATCCCGATATGGGCACCGACAGAGCCATCGGAAGAAAGCAATGGCATGCCGAGGACGAGACATCTATTCGCATTGTCAATGTGCTTCTGGCATCACAAAGTCGGCACACAACCACAACGAAGGAACCATTTGCCGAGTTGGACGTGGGCAGGATGGTCTGGCCCAGTTGAGCTCTTCTCGTCCGTGACAATCGCCGCCGATCCCGAGACGAAGTTGAAAAGTCGAAAGATTTTCAATCACCACTATGTGACGGCAACACAGCTAACAAGAAACGAGCCATCGTCTGTGCAGTGGACATACTCTCCAGAAATGAAGGTACTTGGGCCAGACGGCTCTGTGGTGTACGATTTTGCAGAGCAGCTTAGTTCGCCCCCACGATTCCGTCCAGCAAGATATGCCCTCCACGTAAAAGATCCGTTAGTGTTGGATCGCGTAAAGGCAAAGACTCATTCTGAAGGCTGGCAGTTCAGTGGCCTCAGCGTTGACGTGCGGATGAGTCGAGGCAGCGGCACAGAAACCGCCTGTCAAGGAGGCGAAAACAGCATCGGCAGCATCAAAGAATACATAACACGGCATGGGAAAGGAGAGCAAATGAGCGTGCTGTGGTTTGTAGAAGAGGCCACGGTGATGCTGCTAGTGGTGGAGAGGACAGGAAGAGGGTCATGGGAGCGCGTGGGCAGGATGAGAATGGCCTTTCCAGAAGATGCAAAGGACGTTTTGAGGAGCTCTGGAAGGCTGGAAGGCTTATTGGGAAGATTACCAATGAGAAAGTTGGGAGAAGACATCATAATCGAATAA
- a CDS encoding uncharacterized protein (EggNog:ENOG41~CAZy:GH92), which translates to MGFSRALVTALTYGSIAQATYDVFDYVDPLIGTTNGGHVFAGATLPFGMAKAVADSVNDNAGGYASDGGPITGFSHMHDSGTGGGASLGNFPLFPQSGCSGGNLDNCYWTKSDRQSMPINSSVEAHPGFFSVTLNTSITAEMTVANKTALYRFTFPDEPVPMKGGDATGANAIPYEPVILVDLTDLSDSRSKGSVKVDPSSGRITGSGTFNPSFGVGTYNLYFCADFKGASIKDTGVFQNNRAGTNFKQLNTETATVTGPPVPGGAFVQFNKPSNNQILARVGLSFISVNQACGNAQSEIPSFDFQGTLDTAEDAWRKKLGVVQVDNTGVDTDILTTFYSGLYRSMISPQDYTGENPLWQSSEPYYDSFYCIWDSFRSIHPLITLVDPYSQTQMIRGLIDIYRHEGKLPDCRMTFCKGWTQGGSNADVVLVDAYLKGLHQGIDWQTGYEALISDAEDEPVNWGIEGRGGLTSWKTLGYIPTDDFDPNGVGTFSRSISRTVEYAYNDFCIAEMAQSIHKTADAEKYLKRSKNWKNMWNPNQNSYIYVNQSDGSTGYVDSGFYGFLQPRYLNGTFGYQDAMLCTPMFSFDSCYLVPTGHETYEGSSWLYTFYAPHDMSDLITTLGGPDTFTKRLQFLHTTPNLLYFGDEQAFLLVFLFHYAGRPGLSSYFSHHYIPSLFNAGVDGIPGNDDSGAMGAFSTLAMMGMWPMGGQNVYLILPPYFPEVSIKNGLTGKTATVKNINFDGGYENIYIQSAKLNGKPYTKSWITHDFFANGGVLELTLGKNESSWGISSSSLPPSLDLDI; encoded by the exons ATGGGCTTCTCTCGCGCCTTGGTTACGGCACTCACGTATGGGTCTATTGCCCAAGCCACATACGATGTCTTTGACTATGTAGACCCATTAATTGGAACAACCAATGGAG GACATGTGTTTGCGGGCGCAACTCTTCCATTCGGCATGGCCAAGGCCGTAGCCGATTCAGTAAACGATAATGCCGGCGGTTATGCTTCAGATGGCGGCCCCA TTACTGGATTTTCGCACATGCACGATAGTGGGACAGGCGGT GGAGCTTCTCTTGGAAACTTTCCTCTGTTTCCGCAAAGCGGCTGTTCTGGCGGCAATCTTGACAACTGCTATTGGACCAAAAGTGACCGCCAATCGATGCCTATCAACAGTTCTGTGGAGGCCCATCCAGGATTCTTTTCGGTTACTCTCAATACTTCCATCACAGCAGAGATGACAGTGGCGAACAAAACAGCGCTATATCGATTTACATTCCCTGACGAGCCTGTGCCAATGAAGGGAGGCGATGCGACGGGTGCAAATGCTATCCCATATGAGCCAGTCATTTTGGTCGATCTGACAGATCTGTCGGATTCCAGAAGCAAGGGAAGCGTGAAAGTTGACCCCAGCAGCGGGCGCATTACTGGATCGGGCACATTCAACCCGTCTTTTGGAGTCGGCACGTACAACTTGTATTTCTGTGCTGACTTCAAAGGAGCCAGCATCAAGGACACTGGCGTCTTCCAGAATAACAGAGCCGGAACAAACTTTAAGCAGCTCAATACAGAGACCGCAACGGTTACAGGCCCACCTGTTCCCGGAGGTGCTTTTGTCCAGTTTAACAAACCCAGCAACAATCAAATATTGGCCAGAGTAGGTTTGTCATTCATTAGTGTGAATCAGGCATGTGGCAATGCCCAATCCGAGATTCCTAGCTTTGACTTTCAAGGTACCCTGGATACGGCTGAGGACGCATGGCGAAAGAAGCTGGGTGTTGTGCAAGTCGATAATACAGGGGTGGACACCGACATCCTGACGACGTTCTATTCGGGGCTTTATCGATCCATGATCTCTCCTCAGGATTACACTGGAGAGAATCCACTGTGGCAGAGCAGCGAACCTT ACTATGACTCTTTTTACTGCATCTGGGATTCCTTCCGCAGCATTCACCCTTTGATTACGCTTGTCGACCCATACAGCCAAACACAGATGATCCGCGGACTCATTGACATTTATCGCCACGAGGGAAAACTGCCCGATTGTCGCATGACTTTCTGTAAAGGCTGGACACAAGGAGGCAGTAATGCAGATGTGGTTTTAGTTGATGCGTATTTGAAGGGACTTCATCAGGGTATCGACTGGCAGACTGGATACGAGGCGTTGATCTCGGATGCCGAAG ACGAGCCTGTGAATTGGGGAATTGAGGGACGTGGCGGCCTAACCAGCTGGAAGACGCTTGGATATATTCCCACTGATGATTTTGACCCTAATG GGGTTGGTACCTTTTCACGATCCATCTCAAGAACCGTCGAATATGCTTACAACGACTTTTGCATTGCCGAAATGGCCCAGTCTATCCACAAGACAGCTGATGCAGAGAAATATCTTAAGCGTTCCAAAAACTGGAAGAATATGTGGAACCCGAACCAAAACTCATACATCTACGTCAACCAGTCTGATGGCTCGACTGGCTACGTCGACAGTGGCTTCTACGGATTTTTGCAGCCGAGATATTTGAACGGCACATTCGGCTATCAAGACGCGATGTTATGTACACcgatgttttcttttgactCTTGTTACTTGGTTCCTACTGGCCATGAG ACCTATgagggcagcagctggctttATACATTCTATGCTCCTCACGACATGAGTGATCTTATCACCACCCTCGGCGGCCCAGATACATTCACCAAGCGCCTTCAATTCCTTCACACGACTCCAAACTTGCTTTACTTTGGCGATGAGCAGGCTTTCCTTCTGGTCTTTCTCTTTCACTATGCTGGTCGTCCCGGCTTGTCTTCGTACTTTAGCCACCACTACATCCCTTCACTGTTCAACGCCGGTGTAGATGGAATTCCCGGCAACGACGACTCCGGCGCCATGGGAGCTTTCAGCACTCTTGCCATGATGGGTATGTGGCCAATGGGCGGGCAGAACGTCTATCTCATCTTGCCGCCATACTTCCCAGAGGTGAGCATCAAGAACGGCCTGACGGGCAAGACGGCGACGGTGAAGAACATCAACTTTGATGGAGGGTATGAGAATATTTATATCCAAAGCGCGAAGCTGAACGGAAAGCCGTATACGAAGAGCTGGATTACGCATGATTTCTTTGCGAATGGAGGCGTGCTGGAGTTGACGCTGGGGAAGAATGAGAGCAGCTGGGGCATAAGCTCATCTAGTCTGCCGCCTAGTTTAGATCTAGACATCTAG
- a CDS encoding uncharacterized protein (antiSMASH:Cluster_7.6), with the protein MGLDSGSKDGRNHYRQREPNRPAKPSSNDIFEEEVSAETGSSDNIDILQLISQGLKSSPRSLPSLLLWDAVGLNLYEKITESPDYYLTRVEADVIRNNVDAIVQSIGANGVILELGSGSLAKTSIILGEFAKREIPVTYFALDLCASSLAKSLEELRLYLGHSPLVACHPLCMTYQDGVSWVANQQFLRGKRVTVLWLGSSLANEPVNEFRDLVNGITTAYTNSSSTSNIQFLIGVDGNKDASTVSRAYDTSDGLSRQFALNGISNVNRALGADIFDADKWTFNGTWDPQEEAFHTSIKSVEEQEVRIGDQSLQILEGENIRFILSRKLSSSQFEKWLTGTALQTMTVWEHTKFSYGLYQLAPSSKSML; encoded by the exons ATGGGATTAGATAGCGGATCAAAGGACGGCCGAAACCATTATAGGCAAAGGGAGCCTAATAGGCCCGCAAAGCCCTCATCCAACGACATTTTCGAGGAAGAAGTATCAGCTGAGACTGGAAGTTCCGATAATATTGACATTCTGCAGCTCATCAGCCAAGGTCTGAAGTCTTCGCCTCGATCTCTACCATCTCTTCTGTTATGGGATGCTGTCGGCCTTAATCTTTACGAGAAGATCACAGAATCGCCTGACTATTATCTCACTCGCGTTGAAGCAGATGTAATCCGCAACAACGTTGACGCAATAGTACAGTCAATTGGAGCCAATGGGGTAATTTTGGAGTTAGGAAGCGG ATCGCTAGCAAAGACATCCATCATTCTTGGCGAGTTTGCTAAACGGGAGATACCTGTGACATACTTTGCTCTTGATCTTTGCGCATCATCCTTGGCAAAAAGCCTCGAAGAGCTCCGTTTATACCTAGGCCACTCTCCCTTGGTGGCCTGCCATCCCCTATGCATGACATATCAGGACGGCGTTTCTTGGGTGGCGAATCAGCAATTTCTTCGCGGAAAGAGAGTCACAGTATTGTGGCTAGGGAGCAGCTTAGCAAACGAGCCAGTAAATGAGTTCCGAGACCTTGTTAACGGCATCACGACTGCATATACCAACAGCTCATCCACGTCGAATATCCAATTTCTTATTGGAGTTGACGGCAATAAAGACGCCTCGACCGTTTCCCGCGCATATGATACCTCAGATGGGCTCTCCCGTCAATTCGCTCTCAACGGTATCAGCAATGTCAATCGTGCTTTGGGCGCAGACATTTTTGATGCAGACAAATGGACGTTCAATGGTACTTGGGACCCCCAAGAAGAGGCTTTTCACACAAGCATCAAATCTGTGGAAGAACAGGAGGTGAGGATTGGAGATCAGTCGCTGCAAATTTTGGAGGGAGAAAATATACGGTTTATTCTCAGTCGCAaactcagcagcagccagttTGAAAAATGGCTTACCGGTACTGCGCTTCAAACAATGACGGTGTGGGAGCATACTAAGTTCAGTTATG GGCTCTACCAGCTAGCACCATCGTCAAAGTCCATGCTGTAA